A window of Calditrichota bacterium contains these coding sequences:
- a CDS encoding methylmalonyl-CoA mutase family protein — MTWNVNTLKKQWEEKILRPFVKKQAERLELFQTPSGIEEERVCLPREDFDYAAQLGFPGDVPFTRGIYPTMYRGRFWTMRQYSGYATAEESNRRYKYLLEQGQTGLSVAFDLPTQIGYDSDHPLAEGEVGKVGVAIDSLKDMERLFDGIPLDKISTSMTINATAPILLAMVIAVAKKQGVALEKLSGTIQNDILKEYIARGTYIYPPRPSLRLIANVIEYCNDHLPRWNPISISGYHIREAGSTAVQELAFTFANALTYVQTAIDAGLDVNQFGKRLSFFFNAHNYFFEEIAKFRAARRIWTKIMRDRFHASDKAAFRLRFHTQTAGSALTAQEPENNIVRVTLQALAAVLGGTQSLHTNSMDEALSLPTEQSARIALRTQQIIAYESGVTDTIDPVGGSYFLEELTDEIEKRVWDYLNKIDAMGGSIGAISSGFFQREIADSAYKFQQAVNRGERIVVAVNKFQSAHAPAPEILKVDPSVRDVQIRQLQHLRKSRNNSVVRENLEQLKKAASGNENLMPFILNAVEAYATVGEISDALREVFGEYRAPTVF, encoded by the coding sequence ATTGGAGCTGTTCCAAACCCCCTCGGGAATTGAAGAAGAGCGGGTCTGTCTGCCGCGGGAAGATTTCGACTACGCTGCCCAATTGGGATTTCCCGGTGATGTTCCCTTTACGCGCGGCATTTATCCCACCATGTACCGGGGGCGCTTTTGGACGATGCGCCAGTATTCCGGCTATGCGACCGCCGAGGAATCCAATCGGCGGTACAAATATCTTCTGGAACAGGGGCAGACGGGATTGTCGGTTGCCTTTGATCTGCCCACGCAAATCGGGTACGATTCGGATCATCCCCTGGCCGAAGGGGAAGTGGGAAAGGTGGGCGTGGCCATCGATTCCCTGAAGGATATGGAGCGGCTCTTCGACGGTATTCCGCTGGATAAAATCAGCACCTCCATGACCATTAATGCCACCGCCCCCATTTTGCTGGCGATGGTGATTGCCGTTGCCAAAAAACAGGGCGTCGCACTGGAAAAATTGTCGGGTACCATTCAGAACGACATCCTCAAGGAGTACATTGCCCGGGGGACCTACATTTATCCGCCCAGGCCCTCTCTGCGCCTCATTGCGAATGTCATTGAATATTGCAATGACCATTTGCCCAGGTGGAATCCCATTTCCATCAGCGGGTACCACATTCGGGAGGCCGGCTCCACCGCCGTGCAGGAGCTTGCCTTTACCTTTGCCAACGCCCTGACGTATGTGCAAACCGCCATCGATGCCGGATTGGATGTAAATCAATTCGGGAAACGCCTGTCTTTTTTCTTTAACGCACACAATTACTTTTTTGAGGAGATTGCCAAATTTCGGGCCGCCCGTCGCATCTGGACAAAAATTATGCGGGATCGTTTTCACGCCTCGGACAAAGCCGCATTCCGGCTGCGTTTTCACACGCAAACGGCGGGCTCGGCACTGACCGCGCAGGAGCCGGAAAACAACATTGTGCGGGTCACGCTGCAGGCCCTGGCTGCCGTGCTGGGAGGGACCCAATCCCTGCACACCAATTCCATGGACGAAGCGCTCTCGCTGCCCACCGAGCAGTCGGCCCGCATCGCTCTGCGCACCCAGCAGATCATCGCCTACGAGTCCGGCGTAACGGATACCATTGATCCGGTAGGCGGGAGCTATTTTCTGGAAGAGCTCACCGACGAGATCGAAAAAAGGGTGTGGGACTACTTGAACAAAATTGATGCCATGGGGGGATCCATCGGGGCCATTTCCAGCGGTTTTTTCCAGCGGGAAATTGCTGACAGCGCGTACAAATTTCAACAGGCGGTGAATCGGGGGGAGCGGATTGTAGTGGCTGTGAATAAATTCCAATCGGCTCATGCGCCCGCCCCCGAAATTCTGAAAGTTGACCCTTCCGTTCGGGATGTCCAGATCAGACAATTGCAGCATCTTCGTAAATCGCGTAACAACAGCGTGGTTCGGGAAAATTTGGAGCAATTGAAAAAGGCTGCCAGCGGTAATGAAAATCTGATGCCCTTTATTTTAAATGCGGTGGAAGCGTATGCCACCGTCGGGGAAATTTCAGACGCCCTGCGTGAGGTGTTTGGCGAGTACCGGGCCCCCACGGTTTTTTGA